Proteins from a genomic interval of Papaver somniferum cultivar HN1 chromosome 4, ASM357369v1, whole genome shotgun sequence:
- the LOC113275651 gene encoding peptidyl-prolyl cis-trans isomerase CYP26-2, chloroplastic-like has translation MNSLKMSRNSLQLSHQTHKLFCQSSHLPTTQQPGANQTSATFKTSYKISRRELSICIGPSLLYLGNPFHLPEARAEDEALLKDTTEVQEETLGVKGSTDSSIAEDVSLLKDDTEAQEETSGAKGSTDNSTAEDESLLKDTTEAQEETSEAKGSTDNSITKRAYLDISIDREPVGRIIIGLYGSETPEGFARFSSLVSGTAGTSYRRKDFVKILPNYVQHGGVRSFGVDADLAKKTGSSLAVDKLVTEWERLNEKNPGIKNVAGSVSIVVRNPLKPPPKMKLVARKGKFEIDEEEAGTDPNGTEFVISSKDSPELDSSSLVVGKVLDGKNVVERITKVKTVQENTSSPYFRVAKLIGDKRAVVAERGFNRPYSKVTVTNCGLMD, from the exons ATGAACTCACTGAAAATGAGTCGGAACAGTTTGCAGCTATCTCATCAAACCCATAAACTATTTTGCCAGTCTTCTCATTTGCCTACTACACAACAACCTGGCGCCAATCAAACCTCTGCCACTTTCAAAACCAGTTATAAGATTTCTCGCCGAGAGCTCTCAATCTGCATTGGTCCATCACTGCTCTACTTAGGAAACCCATTTCATCTCCCTGAAGCACGAGCAGAAGACGAAGCTCTGCTAAAAGATACAACTGAAGTACAGGAGGAAACTTTAGGGGTAAAAGGCAGCACAGATAGCAGTATAGCAGAAGATGTATCTCTGCTAAAAGATGATACTGAAGCACAGGAGGAAACTTCAGGGGCAAAAGGCAGCACAGATAACAGTACAGCCGAAGACGAATCTCTGCTAAAAGATACAACGGAAGCACAGGAGGAAACTTCAGAGGCCAAAGGCAGCACTGACAACAGTATAACGAAGAGGGCTTACCTTGATATTTCCATTGATAGAGAACCAGTAGGTCGAATCATCATTGGGCTCTATGGATCTGAAACTCCAGAAGGATTTGCCAGGTTTTCAAGCCTTGTTAGTGGCACTGCAGGTACCAGTTACAGAAGAAAGGATTTTGTGAAAATACTGCCGAATTACGTACAACATGGAGGTGTGAGATCATTTGGTGTTGATGCTGATCTTGCAAAGAAAACAGGAAGTAGTTTAGCTGTAGATAAGCTGGTAACTGAATGGGAGAGATTAAATGAAAAAAATCCAGGGATCAAAAATGTTGCCGGTTCAGTAAGCATTGTAGTAAGAAATCCATTAAAACCACCTCCCAAGATGAAATTGGTGGCACGGAAAGGGAAGTTCGAGATTGACGAAGAGGAAGCTGGAACAGATCCTAATGGAACTGAGTTTGTGATCAGCAGTAAAGATTCTCCAGAGCTGGATTCATCATCACTTGTGGTTGGAAAGGTTTTGGATGGGAAGAATGTGGTGGAGAGGATCACAAAGGTGAAGACTGTGCAGGAGAACACAAGTTCCCCTTATTTCAG GGTAGCGAAGCTGATTGGTGATAAGCGAGCTGTTGTTGCAGAAAGAGGATTCAACCGTCCTTACTCGAAAGTTACTGTCACAAACTGTGGCTTAATGGATTAA
- the LOC113275650 gene encoding uncharacterized protein LOC113275650 isoform X2 — translation MQMNTQYMSSSSIGMWQIARQEMKEYLNQLLPRYPESAIDDFNDKLMSNAGSIAEYMDQDTVLRRVMWINAGNSLPPPTHGMHADNYDYDSGDNGFRESMDNWPPHSNYYGQNSTSLLQNDGMVPIPPNFGNTSALQQQQPNYSFDGQFGSMERSYFDSQKPIFLDTSTHGRIDGGRSSFGATQIGNSVGSVGRSLGDLDQTYAHLGGMNHFPMGTSQGNLQGMLQNTAAPYPTVPTPYPSYTPTEQPSKVQRSYKTGKTRRHQQPLQQTHRTTKSAKHGVTPRSNEVFGSSQITGCESKCEYCGKNPTLVDYFMKRTVKSFRDQHPKLCKKLDTLYEHLRKCNKQKCGCSKFRPYHQHAVDRLRDGLKELQISQKISPHSLKGTWEISDVGDGGEVSRKTMKVDGGFGPARASVDQIASQVELSQMGVLNETVMDSTWDWSANSIDNFCALPMSLDDHAQGVKTVKLKTDGASQSESLSPVQTPHSSITQEVNQEPLQADSSIGD, via the exons ATGCAGATGAATACTCAGTACATGTCATCATCAAGCATTGGTATGTGGCAAATTGCTCGTCAAGAGAT GAAAGAATACTTGAATCAGCTCCTCCCTCGATACCCCGAATCTGCAATCGATGATTTCAATGATAAACTAATGTCGAATGCTGGATCAATA GCAGAGTACATGGATCAAGATACAGTGTTAAGACGCGTAATGTGGATCAATGCTGGTAATTCTCTACCGCCACCAACACATGGAATGCATGCTgacaattatgattatgattctGGTGATAATGGTTTCAGGG AATCTATGGATAATTGGCCACCACACTCTAATTACTATGGTCAGAATAGCACGAGTCTATTGCAGAATGATGGCATGGTTCCTATTCCTCCTAATTTTGGAAACACATCAGCATTGCAACAACAGCAACCAAACTATTCATTCGACGGCCAATTCGGCTCCATGGAAAGATCTTATTTTGATTCTCAGAAGCCCATCTTTCTTGATACTAGTACTCATGGGAGGATTGATGGTGGGAGGAGTAGTTTTGGAGCTACACAAATTGGAAATTCTGTAGGTTCTGTTGGAAGGTCATTGGGGGATCTCGATCAGACTTATGCGCACCTAG GTGGAATGAACCACTTCCCAATGGGGACTTCTCAGGGGAACCTTCAAGGTATGCTTCAAAATACTGCTGCTCCATATCCCACTGTTCCAACTCCGTATCCGTCGTATACGCCAACTGAACAACCATCTAAGGTTCAACGATCATATAAGACTGGTAAGACCAGAAGGCATCAACAGCCCTTGCAACAAACCCATAGGACTACCAAGTCAGCAAAACATGGCGTTACCCCTCGTTCAAATGAAGTTTTTGGGTCTTCCCAGATCACAGGGTGCGAGTCCAAATGTGAATATTGTGGTAAAAATCCAACTCTAGTTGATTATTTCATGAAGAGGACTGTGAAATCATTCAGAGACCAACATCCCAAATTATGTAAGAAGCTGGACACATTGTATGAGCATTTGAGGAAGTGCAATAAGCAGAAATGTGGTTGCTCAAAGTTCCGCCCATACCACCAGCATGCTGTTGACCGTTTACGTGATGGTTTGAAGGAACTTCAGATTTCTCAAAAGATATCCCCTCATTCACTGAAAGGTACCTGGGAGATTAGTGATGTAGGAGATGGTGGCGAGGTCTCACGTAAAACTATGAAGGTCGATGGTGGATTTGGTCCAGCACGTGCTTCAGTCGACCAGATTGCTTCCCAAGTAGAGCTTAGTCAAATGGGAGTACTCAATGAAACAGTGATGGATTCTACTTGGGATTGGTCTGCAAATTCCATTGATAACTTTTGTGCCTTACCAATGTCACTTGATGACCATGCTCAAGGAGTAAAGACCGTGAAGCTTAAGACAGATGGTGCATCTCAGAGTGAATCACTCTCTCCAGTGCAGACACCTCACTCGAGTATCACGCAGGAAGTTAACCAG GAACCACTACAAGCAGACTCCTCCATAGGCGATTAA
- the LOC113275650 gene encoding uncharacterized protein LOC113275650 isoform X1, with the protein MQMNTQYMSSSSIGMWQIARQEMKEYLNQLLPRYPESAIDDFNDKLMSNAGSIAEYMDQDTVLRRVMWINAGNSLPPPTHGMHADNYDYDSGDNGFRESMDNWPPHSNYYGQNSTSLLQNDGMVPIPPNFGNTSALQQQQPNYSFDGQFGSMERSYFDSQKPIFLDTSTHGRIDGGRSSFGATQIGNSVGSVGRSLGDLDQTYAHLGGMNHFPMGTSQGNLQGMLQNTAAPYPTVPTPYPSYTPTEQPSKVQRSYKTGKTRRHQQPLQQTHRTTKSAKHGVTPRSNEVFGSSQITGCESKCEYCGKNPTLVDYFMKRTVKSFRDQHPKLCKKLDTLYEHLRKCNKQKCGCSKFRPYHQHAVDRLRDGLKELQISQKISPHSLKGTWEISDVGDGGEVSRKTMKVDGGFGPARASVDQIASQVELSQMGVLNETVMDSTWDWSANSIDNFCALPMSLDDHAQGVKTVKLKTDGASQSESLSPVQTPHSSITQEVNQVRSLKFHYNAYHPRYLIPFHIIYLPLYF; encoded by the exons ATGCAGATGAATACTCAGTACATGTCATCATCAAGCATTGGTATGTGGCAAATTGCTCGTCAAGAGAT GAAAGAATACTTGAATCAGCTCCTCCCTCGATACCCCGAATCTGCAATCGATGATTTCAATGATAAACTAATGTCGAATGCTGGATCAATA GCAGAGTACATGGATCAAGATACAGTGTTAAGACGCGTAATGTGGATCAATGCTGGTAATTCTCTACCGCCACCAACACATGGAATGCATGCTgacaattatgattatgattctGGTGATAATGGTTTCAGGG AATCTATGGATAATTGGCCACCACACTCTAATTACTATGGTCAGAATAGCACGAGTCTATTGCAGAATGATGGCATGGTTCCTATTCCTCCTAATTTTGGAAACACATCAGCATTGCAACAACAGCAACCAAACTATTCATTCGACGGCCAATTCGGCTCCATGGAAAGATCTTATTTTGATTCTCAGAAGCCCATCTTTCTTGATACTAGTACTCATGGGAGGATTGATGGTGGGAGGAGTAGTTTTGGAGCTACACAAATTGGAAATTCTGTAGGTTCTGTTGGAAGGTCATTGGGGGATCTCGATCAGACTTATGCGCACCTAG GTGGAATGAACCACTTCCCAATGGGGACTTCTCAGGGGAACCTTCAAGGTATGCTTCAAAATACTGCTGCTCCATATCCCACTGTTCCAACTCCGTATCCGTCGTATACGCCAACTGAACAACCATCTAAGGTTCAACGATCATATAAGACTGGTAAGACCAGAAGGCATCAACAGCCCTTGCAACAAACCCATAGGACTACCAAGTCAGCAAAACATGGCGTTACCCCTCGTTCAAATGAAGTTTTTGGGTCTTCCCAGATCACAGGGTGCGAGTCCAAATGTGAATATTGTGGTAAAAATCCAACTCTAGTTGATTATTTCATGAAGAGGACTGTGAAATCATTCAGAGACCAACATCCCAAATTATGTAAGAAGCTGGACACATTGTATGAGCATTTGAGGAAGTGCAATAAGCAGAAATGTGGTTGCTCAAAGTTCCGCCCATACCACCAGCATGCTGTTGACCGTTTACGTGATGGTTTGAAGGAACTTCAGATTTCTCAAAAGATATCCCCTCATTCACTGAAAGGTACCTGGGAGATTAGTGATGTAGGAGATGGTGGCGAGGTCTCACGTAAAACTATGAAGGTCGATGGTGGATTTGGTCCAGCACGTGCTTCAGTCGACCAGATTGCTTCCCAAGTAGAGCTTAGTCAAATGGGAGTACTCAATGAAACAGTGATGGATTCTACTTGGGATTGGTCTGCAAATTCCATTGATAACTTTTGTGCCTTACCAATGTCACTTGATGACCATGCTCAAGGAGTAAAGACCGTGAAGCTTAAGACAGATGGTGCATCTCAGAGTGAATCACTCTCTCCAGTGCAGACACCTCACTCGAGTATCACGCAGGAAGTTAACCAGGTTCGTTCCTTGAAGTTTCATTATAATGCATACCATCCACGGTATCTTATCCCTTTTCACATCATTTATCTACCTCTTTACTTTTAA